From the genome of Bombus pascuorum chromosome 2, iyBomPasc1.1, whole genome shotgun sequence, one region includes:
- the LOC132916705 gene encoding SH3 domain-containing kinase-binding protein 1-like isoform X1 produces the protein MEAIVEYNYEAQEPDELTLKKGDVITEIKVMLGGWWEGTLRDKRGMFPDNFVKVLEPLSSGTVGSTGSGGSEGAGSAKSEDVSLKNGGSKRRFCKVLFNYEPCNKDELTLVPQDSIEFLGEVEEGWWRGRLKGRVGVFPSNFVSPPVYEESDKHKDQESRRLCKVLFPYEAANIDELTLNEGDIITLLSTNASDKGWWIGELNGQVGLFPDNFVEVINVPSDHQDHEQKLKASMKSITKHSHQIKKNGKVHTRKSLDVKDLHADVTKKTISTGASSTTSTSPGIGGSGGERKNISGHSITSNLKRLVADVGTNNGNGNTNIALGEELDGVERGEGAPLSHLTASRAKAPHRRPPSSQRLRRHVTGPPITTTTTTPEDNLANGNADIILEQLREEEPEGLAAKARRKAPWVEELKLNQLERRKIVSVDRIDKSEEKKERPSSRVLTTTNVADCINKLEGESEESRLKDKGQSQKCDTSSHVEQISSTPGTPPAYVPFALYNQLLERVVALEEKQAMLQQTMGQILEQFVPPVSSINSPD, from the exons atggagGCAATTGTAGAATATAACTATGAAGCACAAGAACCTGATGAATTAACTTTAAAGAAAGGAGACGTTATTACTGAAATTAAAGTGATGTTAGGTGGTTGGTGGGAAGGGACTTTAAGAGATAAACGGGGCATGTTTCCTGATAATTTTGTCAAG GTATTGGAACCTTTATCAAGTGGAACGGTTGGAAGTACAGGAAGTGGAGGAAGCGAAGGAGCTGGTAGTGCTAAATCTGAAGATGTCTCCTTAAAAAACGGCGGATCTAAAAGACGATTTTGTAAAGTGCTTTTTAATTATGAACCATGTAATAAAGATGAACTAACTTTAGTACCCCAagattctatagaatttttgGGTGAAGTAGAAGAGGGATGGTGGAGAGGTAGACTTAAAGGCAGAGTTGGTGTTTTTCcatcaaattttgtttctccTCCAGTTTATGAAGAATCTGATAAACACAAAGATCAAGAGAGCAGAAGGTTGTGTAAAGTACTTTTTCCTTATGAAGCTGCTAATATAGATGAATTGACATTAAACGAAGGAGATATAATAACTCTTCTATCTACAAATGCTTCTGATAAG GGTTGGTGGATAGGAGAATTAAATGGTCAAGTAGGCTTATTTCCTGATAATTTTGTTGAAGTAATAAATGTTCCATCCGATCATCAAGATCATGAACAAAAACTTAAGGCATCTATGAAGTCCATTACAAAACATTCtcatcaaataaaaaagaatggaaaagtGCACACTAGAAAAAGTTTGGATGTAAAAGATCTACATGCAG ATGTAACTAAGAAAACCATATCAACAGGAGCATCTTCTACGACATCAACTTCTCCAGGAATTGGAGGAAGTGgtggagaaaggaaaaatataagtGGACATTCAATTACGTCGAATTTAAAACGTCTTGTAGCTGATGTTGGGACTAATAATGGTAATGGAAATACAAATATAGCTCTGGGTGAAGAGTTAGATGGTGTAGAACGAGGAGAAGGTGCACCGCTTTCGCATTTAACAGCTTCTCGAGCTAAAGCACCCCATCGACGTCCACCTTCTTCACAACGTTTAAGACGCCACGTTACTGGGCCACCAATTACTACAACCACTACAACACCT GAAGATAACTTAGCAAACGGTAATGCAGACATTATATTAGAACAGTTACGGGAAGAAGAACCTGAAGGATTGGCTGCAAAAGCAAGAAGAAAAGCACCTTGg gtagaagaattaaaattgaacCAATTGGAAAGGAGAAAGATTGTATCGGTGGATCGTATTGATAAAtccgaagaaaaaaaagaacgtcCCAGTTCACG AGTATTAACAACGACAAATGTTGCtgattgtattaataaattggaAGGGGAAAGTGAAGAAAGTAGACTGAAGGATAAAGGTCAAAGCCAGAAATGCGATACATCTTCACATGTTGAACAAATCTCATCTACTCCTGGGACTCCTCCTGCTTATGTTCCATTTGCACTTTACAATCAACTACTAGAAAGG GTTGTTGCCTTAGAAGAAAAGCAAGCAATGTTACAACAAACAATGGGACAAATTTTGGAACAATTTGTACCTCCTGTCTCTTCAATCAACAGCCCTGATTAA
- the LOC132916705 gene encoding SH3 domain-containing kinase-binding protein 1-like isoform X2, which translates to MEAIVEYNYEAQEPDELTLKKGDVITEIKVMLGGWWEGTLRDKRGMFPDNFVKVLEPLSSGTVGSTGSGGSEGAGSAKSEDVSLKNGGSKRRFCKVLFNYEPCNKDELTLVPQDSIEFLGEVEEGWWRGRLKGRVGVFPSNFVSPPVYEESDKHKDQESRRLCKVLFPYEAANIDELTLNEGDIITLLSTNASDKGWWIGELNGQVGLFPDNFVEVINVPSDHQDHEQKLKASMKSITKHSHQIKKNGKVHTRKSLDVKDLHAGASSTTSTSPGIGGSGGERKNISGHSITSNLKRLVADVGTNNGNGNTNIALGEELDGVERGEGAPLSHLTASRAKAPHRRPPSSQRLRRHVTGPPITTTTTTPEDNLANGNADIILEQLREEEPEGLAAKARRKAPWVEELKLNQLERRKIVSVDRIDKSEEKKERPSSRVLTTTNVADCINKLEGESEESRLKDKGQSQKCDTSSHVEQISSTPGTPPAYVPFALYNQLLERVVALEEKQAMLQQTMGQILEQFVPPVSSINSPD; encoded by the exons atggagGCAATTGTAGAATATAACTATGAAGCACAAGAACCTGATGAATTAACTTTAAAGAAAGGAGACGTTATTACTGAAATTAAAGTGATGTTAGGTGGTTGGTGGGAAGGGACTTTAAGAGATAAACGGGGCATGTTTCCTGATAATTTTGTCAAG GTATTGGAACCTTTATCAAGTGGAACGGTTGGAAGTACAGGAAGTGGAGGAAGCGAAGGAGCTGGTAGTGCTAAATCTGAAGATGTCTCCTTAAAAAACGGCGGATCTAAAAGACGATTTTGTAAAGTGCTTTTTAATTATGAACCATGTAATAAAGATGAACTAACTTTAGTACCCCAagattctatagaatttttgGGTGAAGTAGAAGAGGGATGGTGGAGAGGTAGACTTAAAGGCAGAGTTGGTGTTTTTCcatcaaattttgtttctccTCCAGTTTATGAAGAATCTGATAAACACAAAGATCAAGAGAGCAGAAGGTTGTGTAAAGTACTTTTTCCTTATGAAGCTGCTAATATAGATGAATTGACATTAAACGAAGGAGATATAATAACTCTTCTATCTACAAATGCTTCTGATAAG GGTTGGTGGATAGGAGAATTAAATGGTCAAGTAGGCTTATTTCCTGATAATTTTGTTGAAGTAATAAATGTTCCATCCGATCATCAAGATCATGAACAAAAACTTAAGGCATCTATGAAGTCCATTACAAAACATTCtcatcaaataaaaaagaatggaaaagtGCACACTAGAAAAAGTTTGGATGTAAAAGATCTACATGCAG GAGCATCTTCTACGACATCAACTTCTCCAGGAATTGGAGGAAGTGgtggagaaaggaaaaatataagtGGACATTCAATTACGTCGAATTTAAAACGTCTTGTAGCTGATGTTGGGACTAATAATGGTAATGGAAATACAAATATAGCTCTGGGTGAAGAGTTAGATGGTGTAGAACGAGGAGAAGGTGCACCGCTTTCGCATTTAACAGCTTCTCGAGCTAAAGCACCCCATCGACGTCCACCTTCTTCACAACGTTTAAGACGCCACGTTACTGGGCCACCAATTACTACAACCACTACAACACCT GAAGATAACTTAGCAAACGGTAATGCAGACATTATATTAGAACAGTTACGGGAAGAAGAACCTGAAGGATTGGCTGCAAAAGCAAGAAGAAAAGCACCTTGg gtagaagaattaaaattgaacCAATTGGAAAGGAGAAAGATTGTATCGGTGGATCGTATTGATAAAtccgaagaaaaaaaagaacgtcCCAGTTCACG AGTATTAACAACGACAAATGTTGCtgattgtattaataaattggaAGGGGAAAGTGAAGAAAGTAGACTGAAGGATAAAGGTCAAAGCCAGAAATGCGATACATCTTCACATGTTGAACAAATCTCATCTACTCCTGGGACTCCTCCTGCTTATGTTCCATTTGCACTTTACAATCAACTACTAGAAAGG GTTGTTGCCTTAGAAGAAAAGCAAGCAATGTTACAACAAACAATGGGACAAATTTTGGAACAATTTGTACCTCCTGTCTCTTCAATCAACAGCCCTGATTAA
- the LOC132916715 gene encoding ras-related protein Rab-8A-like — translation MALDFAATYKVLVLGDSNVGKTCIVHRYCDERYYDTYISTIGIDFKQKIINLDGTPIKLQIWDTAGQERFRALTTAYYRGAMGILLMYDVTSLESFNHLSYWLRNIQENASPDVVKVVAANKCDVTAHRAVDAERGQKIAENFDMPFFEVSCKENINIEEAFLTLARRIREQRGRRASLFEASEREGANNIVMSEERSHASVSVSVPSAEPWRCAC, via the exons ATGGCGCTTGATTTCGCAGCTACTTACAAGGTTCTGGTGCTAGGTGACTCGAACGTTGGGAAAACTTGCATCGTGCACCGTTATTGTGACGAACGTTACTACGATACTTATATATCAACGATAG GTATCGATTTcaagcaaaaaataattaacttgGATGGAACGCCAATTAAACTTCAAATTTG GGATACTGCTGGTCAAGAGCGATTTAGAGCGCTAACAACAGCTTATTATCGCGGTGCCATGGGTATCCTTCTGATGTATGACGTCACTAGCTTAGAAAGTTTCAATCATTTATCCTACTGGCTACGAAATATTCAAGAA AACGCCTCGCCAGATGTAGTGAAGGTAGTTGCAGCAAACAAATGTGACGTTACCGCGCATAGGGCTGTTGATGCGGAAAGGGGGCAGAAAATAGCCGAGAATTTCGATATGCCTTTCTTCGAAGTGTCTTgtaaggaaaatataaacatcGAGGAAGCTTTCCTTACTTTAGCTAGAAGAATACGAGAGCAACGAGGACGTCGG GCTAGTTTGTTCGAAGCTTCCGAAAGGGAAGGAGCCAACAATATAGTCATGTCCGAAGAACGGTCTCACGCCTCGGTTTCAGTCTCCGTCCCTTCCGCTGAACCTTGGAGGTGCGCATGTTAG